In Sphingopyxis sp. FD7, a single window of DNA contains:
- a CDS encoding TIGR03087 family PEP-CTERM/XrtA system glycosyltransferase: MPEILFLVHRAPWPPDRGDRIRSWHMFEALAKLAPVHVAALADNADDADVARRKLAPLCKSLAIEGRNVARPIALAKAVLRGEPVSNHLFRNAALARHVDALIGQGQVSHIVAFSGQMAQYLPARFDGPVLMDFVDVDSAKFAAYAEQDRRQPLHWVHRREARVLGAYEAAVAARVSASLFVSEAEAALFRQRSGLGEDKVLAVENGIDTDRFDPALPFDPVGRGEGPLAVFTGQMDYRPNIDAVRWFAADILPLVRRRHPAARFAVVGRAPTDEVRALAQLPGVTVTGEVPDVRPWLAAADAVVAPLLLARGVQNKLLEAMAMARPVVASAAAAAGIDATPGEHLLVADDAEAMAQAVGALFDDRAAAAAMGRAARARMTARYGWDARMASLGALLGLSA, encoded by the coding sequence ATGCCCGAAATCCTGTTCCTCGTTCACCGCGCGCCGTGGCCGCCCGATCGCGGCGATCGCATCCGCAGCTGGCATATGTTCGAGGCGCTGGCGAAGCTGGCGCCGGTGCATGTCGCGGCGCTGGCTGACAATGCCGACGACGCGGACGTCGCGCGGAGGAAGCTGGCGCCGCTTTGCAAAAGCCTGGCGATCGAAGGGCGCAATGTGGCGCGTCCGATCGCATTGGCAAAGGCGGTGCTGCGCGGCGAGCCGGTGTCGAACCACCTGTTCCGCAACGCCGCGCTGGCGCGCCATGTCGACGCGCTGATCGGGCAGGGCCAGGTCAGCCATATCGTCGCCTTTTCGGGGCAGATGGCGCAATATCTGCCCGCCCGGTTCGACGGGCCGGTGCTGATGGATTTCGTCGATGTCGATTCGGCGAAATTCGCCGCCTATGCCGAGCAGGACCGGCGCCAGCCGCTCCATTGGGTGCACCGGCGCGAAGCGCGCGTGCTCGGCGCCTATGAAGCGGCAGTCGCGGCGCGCGTCTCCGCCAGCCTGTTTGTCAGCGAGGCCGAGGCGGCGCTGTTCCGGCAACGGAGCGGGCTGGGTGAAGACAAGGTGCTCGCGGTCGAAAACGGCATCGACACCGATCGTTTCGACCCGGCACTGCCGTTCGATCCGGTGGGTCGTGGCGAGGGGCCGCTGGCGGTGTTCACGGGGCAAATGGACTATCGCCCCAATATCGACGCGGTGCGCTGGTTCGCCGCCGACATCCTGCCGCTGGTTCGGCGGCGGCATCCGGCGGCGCGCTTTGCGGTCGTCGGGCGCGCGCCGACCGACGAGGTGAGGGCGCTTGCACAGTTGCCGGGCGTGACGGTGACGGGGGAGGTGCCCGACGTGCGGCCGTGGCTCGCCGCCGCCGACGCGGTGGTCGCGCCGCTGCTGCTCGCGCGCGGGGTGCAGAACAAGCTGCTCGAAGCGATGGCGATGGCGCGGCCGGTCGTCGCCAGCGCGGCGGCGGCGGCGGGGATCGACGCCACGCCGGGCGAACATCTGCTGGTTGCCGACGATGCCGAGGCGATGGCTCAGGCGGTCGGCGCCCTGTTCGACGACCGCGCCGCGGCGGCCGCCATGGGCCGGGCGGCGCGCGCGCGGATGACCGCACGCTATGGCTGGGACGCGCGCATGGCGTCGCTCGGCGCATTGCTGGGGCTTTCCGCATGA
- a CDS encoding XrtA system polysaccharide deacetylase: MQNGLSVDVEDWFQVGAFERTIDRADWPTLECRVEANCDAVLEIFAEAGAKATFFTLGWVAERYPALIRRIVAAGHELASHGYDHKRVFNMTADEFAADLLKTRAILEDVGGVAVRGYRAPSFSVDARTPWAHRMLAEQGYAYSSSVAPVVHDHYGWPQSPRHAWRPVAGSELVEWPVTTARFAGRTLAAGGGGFMRLLPYGFTRWAIARMNAEGHPAILYFHPWEIDPGQPRVADASIRSKIRHYSGLSAMAGKLKKLLADFDWTRADTLLPAQQARAEPWRAAA; encoded by the coding sequence ATGCAAAACGGCCTGTCGGTCGATGTCGAGGACTGGTTTCAGGTCGGCGCCTTTGAGCGCACGATCGACCGCGCCGACTGGCCGACGCTCGAATGCCGGGTCGAGGCGAATTGCGACGCGGTGCTGGAGATTTTCGCCGAGGCGGGCGCGAAAGCCACCTTCTTCACCCTCGGCTGGGTCGCCGAACGCTATCCCGCGCTGATCCGGCGGATCGTCGCGGCGGGGCACGAGCTGGCCAGCCACGGCTATGACCACAAGCGCGTATTCAACATGACCGCCGACGAATTTGCCGCCGACCTTCTGAAAACGCGCGCGATCCTCGAAGATGTCGGCGGTGTGGCCGTGCGCGGCTATCGCGCGCCGAGCTTTTCGGTCGACGCGCGCACCCCTTGGGCGCACAGGATGCTCGCCGAACAGGGCTATGCCTATTCGTCGAGCGTGGCGCCGGTGGTCCACGATCATTATGGCTGGCCGCAAAGCCCGCGCCATGCGTGGCGGCCGGTGGCGGGCAGCGAGCTGGTCGAATGGCCGGTGACGACCGCGCGCTTCGCCGGGCGCACGCTGGCGGCGGGCGGCGGCGGTTTCATGCGCCTTCTGCCCTATGGCTTCACGCGCTGGGCGATCGCGCGGATGAATGCGGAGGGGCATCCGGCGATCCTCTATTTCCACCCGTGGGAGATCGACCCCGGCCAGCCGCGCGTCGCCGATGCGTCGATCCGGTCGAAAATCCGTCATTACAGCGGCTTGTCGGCGATGGCCGGGAAGCTGAAGAAGCTGCTCGCCGATTTCGACTGGACGCGCGCCGATACCCTGCTGCCTGCGCAGCAAGCGCGCGCAGAACCGTGGCGAGCTGCGGCGTGA
- a CDS encoding GNAT family N-acetyltransferase has product MTVHPAFPVSSIDAAPLMVRVVDPLALSEELAAAWDGLAGEASEPNPFAERWCLQSALHLLDPERKARLVMVQGGADGPLIGIIPLAPAVRYGRLPLHHATEWMHPNHFHGAPLVRAGFEALFWSILLGWCDAAPWARTLLHVPRLTEHGPLHRALIDVARQRGGEAVAVHREERALLESDLSPAAYWEAAVRAKKRKELRRQANRLAEQGPVAFRRWRAGDPAGPWIDAFLALEARGWKGRAGSALASQGDTEAWFRAIVPAAAAAGRLDMRALDLDGRPLAMLVNFLCPPGGFSFKTAFDEDHARFSPGVLLQQANLDLLGDPRIMWVDSCAAPGHPMIDSVWRERRALVWINVPLSGAADRWRFTWLTRAERAWRRWKGAPAQSDEVESPT; this is encoded by the coding sequence ATGACGGTCCATCCTGCCTTTCCGGTCAGCAGCATCGACGCCGCGCCGCTGATGGTGCGCGTGGTCGATCCGCTGGCGCTGTCGGAGGAGCTGGCGGCGGCGTGGGACGGGCTGGCGGGCGAGGCGAGCGAGCCCAACCCCTTCGCCGAGCGCTGGTGCCTGCAATCGGCGCTGCACCTGCTCGATCCCGAGCGGAAGGCGCGGCTGGTGATGGTGCAGGGTGGCGCCGATGGGCCGCTGATCGGCATCATTCCGCTCGCACCGGCGGTGCGATACGGCCGATTGCCGCTGCACCATGCAACGGAATGGATGCACCCCAATCATTTTCACGGCGCGCCGCTGGTGCGCGCCGGTTTCGAAGCCCTGTTCTGGTCGATCCTGCTCGGCTGGTGCGATGCAGCCCCCTGGGCGCGCACGCTGCTCCACGTGCCGCGCTTGACCGAGCATGGGCCGCTCCACCGCGCACTGATCGACGTCGCGCGGCAGCGCGGCGGCGAGGCTGTGGCCGTCCACCGCGAGGAGCGCGCGCTGCTCGAAAGCGACCTGTCGCCCGCCGCTTATTGGGAGGCCGCGGTGCGCGCGAAGAAGCGCAAGGAACTCAGGCGGCAGGCGAACCGGCTGGCCGAACAGGGCCCGGTTGCATTTCGCCGCTGGCGGGCGGGCGATCCGGCGGGGCCGTGGATCGACGCCTTTCTCGCGCTGGAGGCGCGCGGCTGGAAGGGGCGCGCGGGGTCGGCGCTGGCGAGCCAGGGCGATACCGAAGCCTGGTTTCGCGCCATCGTGCCTGCCGCGGCGGCGGCGGGGCGGCTCGACATGCGCGCGCTCGATCTGGATGGGCGGCCGCTCGCGATGCTCGTCAACTTCCTGTGTCCGCCCGGCGGCTTTTCCTTCAAGACGGCGTTCGATGAGGATCATGCGCGCTTTTCGCCCGGCGTGCTGCTGCAACAGGCGAACCTCGACCTGCTCGGCGACCCGCGCATTATGTGGGTCGACAGCTGCGCCGCGCCCGGTCATCCGATGATCGACAGCGTCTGGCGCGAACGCCGCGCGCTCGTCTGGATCAATGTTCCGCTATCGGGTGCAGCCGACCGCTGGCGCTTTACATGGCTGACGCGCGCCGAGCGGGCGTGGCGGCGCTGGAAGGGTGCGCCTGCGCAATCCGATGAGGTAGAAAGCCCGACATGA
- a CDS encoding FemAB family XrtA/PEP-CTERM system-associated protein codes for MKAFAGAPLSDAAEWDAYVAAHDGATPFHSRAWCEAIARATGHRCHLVTARDAGGVLTGLLPLHHIRSPLFGQALVGSGFAVGGGILADDPAVAAALAEGASNMARALGVPSVELRGGPLPEGEGWAREQGVYAGFARDLAGDDDAELLAIPRKQRAEVRKALGSELTVTTGRDTAERRDHYRIYATSVRNLGTPVFPKSLFDAVLDAFGEAADILTVRDGVRPVASVLSLYWRGTVMPYWGGGLAEARRLRANELMYFALMRHARTRGCTRFDFGRSKLGTGPFAYKKNWGFEPQPLVYARWLAPGQRARDTNPGSARYRLQVDLWKRLPLWAANRIGPLIARGLG; via the coding sequence ATGAAGGCGTTTGCGGGCGCGCCGCTGTCCGACGCGGCCGAATGGGACGCCTATGTCGCGGCGCACGATGGTGCGACACCCTTTCACAGCCGCGCCTGGTGCGAAGCGATCGCCCGCGCGACGGGGCACCGCTGCCATCTCGTCACCGCGCGCGATGCGGGCGGCGTGCTCACCGGCCTGTTGCCGCTCCACCATATCCGCTCGCCGCTGTTCGGGCAGGCGCTGGTCGGCAGCGGCTTTGCCGTCGGCGGCGGCATATTGGCCGACGATCCGGCGGTTGCCGCCGCGCTGGCAGAAGGCGCGTCGAACATGGCGCGGGCGCTCGGCGTGCCGTCGGTCGAACTGCGCGGCGGCCCGCTGCCCGAAGGCGAGGGCTGGGCGCGCGAGCAGGGCGTGTACGCGGGCTTCGCGCGCGATCTCGCCGGTGACGATGACGCCGAACTGCTCGCCATCCCGCGCAAACAGCGCGCCGAGGTGCGCAAGGCGCTGGGCAGCGAACTGACGGTAACCACGGGGCGCGACACCGCCGAACGGCGCGATCATTACCGCATCTATGCGACGAGCGTGCGCAATCTCGGCACGCCGGTCTTTCCGAAAAGCCTGTTCGACGCGGTGCTCGATGCCTTTGGCGAGGCTGCCGATATTTTGACCGTGCGCGACGGCGTTCGGCCGGTGGCAAGCGTGCTCAGCCTTTACTGGCGGGGCACGGTGATGCCTTATTGGGGCGGCGGGCTGGCCGAGGCGCGGCGGTTGCGCGCGAACGAGCTTATGTATTTCGCGCTGATGCGCCACGCGCGAACGCGCGGCTGCACGCGCTTCGACTTCGGCCGGTCGAAGCTTGGCACGGGACCGTTCGCCTACAAGAAAAACTGGGGTTTCGAGCCGCAGCCGCTCGTCTATGCGCGCTGGCTCGCGCCGGGGCAGCGTGCGCGCGACACCAATCCCGGCAGCGCGAGATACCGGTTGCAGGTCGATCTGTGGAAGCGGCTGCCGCTGTGGGCGGCGAACCGCATCGGGCCGCTGATCGCGCGCGGATTGGGGTGA
- a CDS encoding XrtA/PEP-CTERM system amidotransferase — protein sequence MCGIAGIYHLETAKPVDPARLRAMLHPMQHRGPDGSGVWTAPGVGLGHLRLSIIDIAGSPQPMASDDEAVTLTYNGEIYNFRELRAELEERGHRFRTSGDTEVIIAAWRQWGPECLSRLNGMFAFAIHDHARGCLFLARDRLGVKPLHYVRLADGSVAFASELKGLLRHPLLRQEANFTAVEDFLALGYVPDDNCIVAGARKLPAGHYLLLERGKGVPAPTCWWAPDFSRRIKASEGEAAEHLVHLMRAAVTDRMVADVPLGAFLSGGVDSSAVVALMAEASAKAVKTCTIGFDQAALDETAYAQQIAERFATDHRTRTVAAGDFALIDKIADMFDEPFADASALPTYRVCELAREEVTVALSGDGADEAFAGYRRLVFQHQEEKLRGLIPAFLRRGALGPLSHVWPQMDWAPRPLRARATLASLSKSGAEGYAEAVGVTGPAQRARLFNDAALRGLGDHVAEARYWKAMAEAPAREPLDRAQYADLRIWLPGDILTKTDRMSMAVSLEAREPLLDYRLVEFAASLPAAMRVRGGTGKAILKRAMEAYLPHDILYRPKMGFVTPVSHWFRGALAPQAKALTTSSTLARAGWFDMAEIERIVAAHQSGRRDHGRLIWQFFMLEKSLAKLFGI from the coding sequence ATGTGCGGCATTGCGGGCATCTATCATCTGGAAACCGCGAAGCCGGTCGACCCTGCGCGGCTGCGCGCGATGCTCCACCCGATGCAGCATCGCGGCCCCGACGGATCGGGCGTGTGGACCGCGCCGGGCGTCGGGCTGGGGCACCTGCGCCTGTCGATCATCGACATTGCGGGCAGCCCGCAGCCGATGGCGAGCGACGACGAGGCGGTGACGCTCACCTATAACGGTGAAATCTATAATTTCCGCGAGCTGCGCGCCGAGCTGGAGGAGCGCGGGCACCGTTTCCGCACCAGCGGCGATACCGAGGTCATCATCGCGGCGTGGCGGCAATGGGGGCCCGAATGCCTGTCGCGGCTCAATGGCATGTTCGCCTTTGCGATCCACGACCATGCGCGCGGCTGCCTGTTCCTCGCGCGCGACCGGCTGGGGGTGAAGCCACTTCACTATGTCCGCCTGGCCGACGGATCGGTGGCGTTCGCGTCGGAACTGAAGGGGCTGCTGCGCCACCCGCTGCTGCGGCAGGAGGCGAATTTCACCGCGGTCGAGGATTTCCTCGCGCTCGGCTATGTCCCCGACGACAATTGCATCGTCGCGGGGGCCCGGAAGCTGCCCGCCGGCCATTATCTGTTGCTCGAACGCGGCAAGGGCGTGCCCGCCCCGACCTGTTGGTGGGCGCCCGATTTTTCGCGGCGGATCAAGGCGAGCGAGGGCGAGGCGGCCGAGCATCTGGTCCATCTGATGCGCGCCGCGGTGACCGACCGGATGGTCGCCGACGTGCCGCTCGGCGCCTTTCTGTCGGGCGGGGTCGATTCGAGCGCGGTCGTCGCGCTGATGGCCGAGGCGAGCGCGAAGGCGGTCAAGACCTGCACGATCGGGTTCGATCAGGCGGCGCTCGACGAAACGGCCTATGCGCAGCAAATCGCCGAGCGCTTTGCCACCGATCACCGGACGCGCACCGTGGCGGCGGGCGATTTCGCGCTGATCGACAAAATCGCCGACATGTTCGACGAACCCTTTGCCGACGCGAGCGCGCTGCCGACGTACCGGGTGTGCGAGCTGGCGCGCGAAGAGGTGACGGTTGCGCTGTCGGGCGACGGCGCCGACGAGGCGTTCGCGGGATACCGGCGGCTGGTGTTCCAGCATCAGGAGGAAAAGCTGCGCGGGCTGATCCCTGCTTTCCTGCGCCGCGGCGCGCTCGGCCCCTTGTCGCATGTCTGGCCGCAGATGGACTGGGCGCCGCGTCCGCTGCGCGCGCGCGCGACGCTCGCCAGCCTTTCGAAAAGCGGGGCGGAGGGCTATGCCGAGGCGGTCGGGGTGACGGGACCGGCGCAGCGCGCGCGGCTGTTCAACGACGCCGCGCTCCGCGGGCTCGGCGATCATGTCGCCGAGGCGCGATACTGGAAGGCGATGGCGGAGGCGCCCGCGCGCGAACCGCTCGACCGCGCGCAATATGCCGACCTTCGGATCTGGCTGCCCGGCGACATTCTGACCAAGACCGACCGGATGAGCATGGCGGTCAGCCTGGAGGCGCGCGAGCCGTTGCTCGATTACCGGCTGGTCGAATTCGCCGCGAGCCTGCCCGCGGCGATGCGCGTCAGAGGCGGGACGGGCAAGGCGATATTGAAGCGGGCGATGGAAGCCTATCTGCCGCACGACATCCTCTATCGCCCCAAAATGGGGTTCGTGACGCCGGTGTCGCACTGGTTCCGCGGCGCGCTGGCGCCGCAGGCGAAGGCATTGACGACGTCATCGACACTCGCACGCGCGGGCTGGTTCGACATGGCCGAGATCGAACGCATCGTCGCGGCGCACCAGTCGGGGCGCCGCGACCATGGGCGGCTGATCTGGCAGTTTTTCATGCTGGAAAAGTCGCTGGCGAAACTGTTCGGGATTTGA
- a CDS encoding cupin-like domain-containing protein codes for MLKNIETIPEYRVLLMDLLGELKPVVEPRTGAMLTPQGFIFISSPRSITPFHFDPEHNILLQLRGTKVMNVWPAGDERFAHRIEHERYHIGGHRNLPWDEAFRGGEQQVPLGPGDAVLMPVMAPHFVANGDAPSISLSITWRSEWSYREAEAHAANALLRRIGLDPAMPPRWPSYAWAKTVGWRIARKLRLVS; via the coding sequence GTGCTCAAGAATATCGAGACGATCCCCGAATATCGCGTGCTTCTGATGGACCTGCTGGGCGAACTGAAGCCCGTTGTCGAGCCGCGCACGGGGGCGATGCTGACGCCGCAGGGTTTCATCTTCATTTCGTCGCCGCGGTCGATCACGCCGTTCCACTTCGACCCCGAACATAATATCCTGCTCCAGCTTCGCGGCACGAAGGTGATGAACGTCTGGCCCGCGGGCGACGAACGCTTTGCGCACCGTATCGAACATGAACGCTATCATATCGGCGGCCACCGCAACCTGCCGTGGGACGAGGCGTTTCGCGGCGGCGAGCAGCAGGTGCCGCTCGGCCCCGGCGACGCCGTCCTCATGCCCGTGATGGCGCCGCATTTTGTTGCCAATGGCGATGCGCCGTCGATCTCGCTGTCGATCACCTGGCGCAGCGAATGGAGCTATCGCGAGGCCGAGGCGCACGCCGCCAACGCGCTGCTGCGCCGCATCGGCCTCGACCCCGCGATGCCGCCGCGTTGGCCGAGCTATGCCTGGGCGAAAACGGTGGGCTGGCGGATCGCAAGGAAGCTTCGGCTGGTTTCGTGA
- the xrtA gene encoding exosortase A yields MTRWQRHLAALALLSAAIVALFWRDAADMAGIWWNSSTFTHCLLMLPMIGWLVSQRSQLLRPLTPAYWWPALVWMAGAGCVWIVGEAAGVALFRQLGLVLMLQGAVGVALGEKLVRGLLFPLAYALLLVPFGEELVPLLQTFTAHISVALLRLSGFAAEMQGVFITTRAGFFEVAEECSGVNFLIAMLAYAVFAAHLCFKSWARRIVFVVAALAATVLANALRAYGTMLAADIWGIEAAGGIDHIFYGWIFFGLVILIVMLVARRWFDRPANDVAVDVSGLNGPSRFAGAGRAVLPVAMLLPLLFAGWGLLVAGRSAPLPPTMAVEAPPGWRDVRVDGTPWTPRFDGADQRLLRHFANERGQVVTVAIGGYERQAEGREVVAFGQGAVDPDSRWAWSAALPAVDGGKTERLLHPGPVLRDAATWYVVGGAVTGSARTAKLAELQARLTGGDPRALSLIVSSEEQRGGRDAISAFVSASGGARAMADRALKTR; encoded by the coding sequence ATGACGCGCTGGCAGCGCCATCTGGCTGCGCTGGCGCTGTTGTCGGCGGCGATCGTCGCGCTCTTCTGGCGCGATGCGGCCGACATGGCGGGCATCTGGTGGAACAGTTCGACCTTTACCCATTGCCTGCTGATGCTGCCGATGATCGGCTGGCTGGTGTCGCAGCGCAGCCAATTGTTGCGGCCGCTGACTCCGGCCTATTGGTGGCCGGCGCTCGTCTGGATGGCGGGCGCAGGGTGCGTCTGGATCGTCGGCGAAGCGGCGGGGGTGGCGCTGTTCCGCCAGCTCGGCCTCGTGCTGATGCTGCAAGGCGCGGTGGGCGTCGCGCTCGGCGAAAAGCTGGTGCGCGGGCTGCTCTTTCCGCTCGCCTATGCGCTGCTGCTCGTGCCGTTCGGTGAGGAACTGGTGCCGCTGCTCCAGACCTTTACCGCGCATATCAGCGTCGCGCTGCTTCGCCTGTCGGGCTTCGCCGCCGAGATGCAGGGCGTGTTCATCACCACGCGCGCGGGCTTTTTCGAGGTGGCCGAGGAATGTTCGGGGGTCAATTTCCTGATCGCGATGCTCGCCTATGCGGTGTTCGCGGCGCATCTTTGCTTTAAAAGCTGGGCGCGGCGGATCGTGTTTGTCGTGGCGGCGCTCGCGGCGACGGTCCTCGCCAACGCGCTGCGCGCTTATGGGACGATGCTCGCGGCCGACATCTGGGGGATCGAGGCGGCGGGGGGGATCGACCATATATTCTATGGCTGGATCTTCTTCGGGCTCGTCATCCTGATCGTGATGCTGGTGGCGCGGCGCTGGTTCGACCGGCCCGCGAACGACGTGGCGGTCGATGTGTCGGGGCTGAATGGTCCGAGCCGTTTTGCCGGGGCGGGCCGCGCGGTGCTGCCCGTCGCCATGCTCTTGCCGCTGCTGTTCGCCGGATGGGGGCTGCTCGTCGCCGGGCGCAGCGCGCCGCTGCCGCCGACGATGGCGGTCGAGGCGCCGCCGGGCTGGCGCGACGTGCGCGTGGACGGAACGCCCTGGACGCCGCGCTTCGACGGCGCCGACCAGCGGCTTTTGCGGCACTTTGCGAACGAGCGGGGGCAGGTCGTCACCGTCGCGATCGGCGGTTATGAACGCCAGGCCGAGGGGCGCGAGGTCGTCGCCTTCGGGCAAGGCGCGGTCGATCCCGACAGCCGATGGGCGTGGAGCGCCGCGCTTCCCGCCGTCGATGGCGGCAAGACCGAACGGTTGCTGCACCCCGGCCCGGTGCTGCGCGACGCCGCGACCTGGTATGTCGTCGGCGGTGCGGTGACGGGCAGCGCGCGGACGGCCAAACTCGCGGAACTGCAAGCGCGCCTTACCGGCGGCGACCCGCGCGCGCTCTCGCTGATCGTCTCAAGCGAGGAGCAGCGGGGCGGCCGCGATGCGATCAGCGCCTTCGTTTCCGCGTCGGGTGGAGCCAGGGCGATGGCTGACCGCGCGCTCAAAACCCGCTAA
- a CDS encoding IS3-like element ISSpma3 family transposase (programmed frameshift) → MKRLRFSEEQIIGVLKEAEAGAKTGELARRHGVSEATIYNWKAKYGGLEVSEAKRLRSLEDENAKLKRLLADSMLDNAALKDLLNKKMVTPAVQREAVAHLQACHGMSERRACRVTGADRKSMRYRSQRGDDAEVREKLRELAQQRRRFGYRRLHILLRREGVMINRKKTQRLYREEGLMVRRRRNRRRAIGARAPAPVLALPNQRWSLDFVHDQMASGRRFRVLNIVDDVTRECLRAVPDTSISGRRVVRELSDLIEERGRPGMIVSDNGTELTSNAVLAWCGEVGVEWHYIAPGKPMQNGYVESFNGRMRDELLNETLFLDLDHARTVIAAWAEDYNQARPHSALGYETPAAFAAELHKQWPVQLRPSGSAAQAIAYTALMRNKAAGL, encoded by the exons ATGAAGCGTTTGAGGTTTTCGGAAGAGCAGATCATCGGGGTGTTGAAGGAAGCGGAGGCGGGCGCGAAGACCGGCGAGCTGGCGCGGCGACACGGGGTGTCGGAAGCAACGATCTACAACTGGAAGGCCAAGTATGGCGGCCTTGAGGTGTCGGAGGCGAAGCGGCTACGCTCGCTCGAGGACGAGAACGCGAAGCTGAAGCGGTTGCTTGCGGACTCGATGCTGGACAATGCGGCGCTGAAGGATCTTCTCA ACAAAAAAATGGTGACGCCCGCCGTTCAGCGGGAAGCGGTCGCCCATCTCCAGGCTTGCCATGGGATGAGCGAGCGGCGGGCGTGCCGTGTCACAGGCGCCGATCGGAAGAGCATGCGCTACCGGTCGCAGCGTGGCGACGATGCCGAGGTTCGGGAGAAGCTGCGCGAGTTGGCGCAGCAGCGTCGCCGGTTCGGTTATCGGCGCCTGCATATCCTGCTGCGCCGGGAGGGCGTGATGATCAACAGGAAGAAGACCCAGCGCCTGTATCGAGAGGAGGGGCTGATGGTCCGACGAAGACGCAACCGGCGCCGGGCGATCGGTGCGCGGGCGCCCGCACCGGTGCTCGCGCTGCCGAACCAGCGGTGGAGCCTCGACTTTGTGCATGATCAGATGGCGTCAGGTCGGCGGTTCCGGGTGCTCAACATCGTGGACGATGTCACGCGGGAGTGCCTGCGCGCGGTGCCCGACACGTCGATCTCCGGGCGCCGGGTCGTGCGCGAGCTCAGCGATCTGATCGAGGAGCGCGGCAGACCGGGGATGATCGTCAGCGACAATGGGACCGAGCTGACATCGAACGCGGTGCTCGCATGGTGCGGTGAGGTCGGGGTCGAGTGGCATTATATCGCGCCGGGCAAGCCGATGCAGAACGGCTATGTCGAGAGCTTCAATGGCCGGATGCGCGATGAGCTTCTGAACGAGACGCTGTTCCTCGACCTCGATCATGCCCGCACAGTGATCGCGGCCTGGGCCGAAGATTACAACCAGGCGCGGCCACACTCGGCCCTTGGATATGAGACACCGGCGGCGTTCGCCGCCGAACTGCATAAGCAATGGCCTGTGCAGCTACGCCCTTCGGGCTCCGCTGCACAGGCCATTGCTTACACTGCGCTCATGCGCAACAAAGCTGCTGGGCTCTAA
- a CDS encoding XrtA/PEP-CTERM system-associated ATPase, translating to MYDQFYGFTGRPFQLTPDPHFYFESGTHRKAMSYLGYGLAQGEGFIVITGDVGAGKTTLVGHLMNTIDPNRLTAVKLVSTQVEGDDLLRLVAEQFGIEWEGESKAELLRSMEQYLREQARAGRRTLLIVDEGQNLAISALEELRMLSNFQLGGHSLLQIFLLGQPEFRQTLFHSPTLEQLRQRVIATHHLDPMEPEEVEPYILHRLGKVGWTGNPSFSPDAFEAIFDYSEGVPRKLNVLVSRLLLYGAVEQMNRITAQNVRSVVAEIEADRGIDAATLAPLPVEEVVAAAATAAAPTPAPFAPRAANEAAPEWPRRSDEPAAETPAPFAAPAEPARVVALAPQAASAADEAASAPAAPAVDPDHLAALEKQIASLEARLVEQDEALRRVLDLLIEWVERDPENAPNPAKSQTWAA from the coding sequence ATGTACGATCAGTTCTATGGTTTCACCGGCCGTCCGTTCCAGCTGACGCCCGATCCGCATTTCTACTTTGAAAGCGGGACGCACCGCAAGGCGATGTCCTATCTGGGTTATGGCCTCGCGCAGGGTGAAGGCTTCATCGTCATCACCGGCGACGTGGGCGCGGGCAAGACGACGCTCGTCGGCCATCTGATGAACACGATCGACCCCAATCGGCTGACCGCGGTCAAGCTGGTGTCGACGCAGGTCGAGGGCGACGATCTGCTCCGCCTGGTCGCCGAACAATTCGGGATCGAATGGGAAGGCGAGAGCAAGGCCGAGCTGCTGCGGTCGATGGAGCAATATCTGCGCGAACAGGCGCGCGCGGGCCGCCGCACTCTTCTGATCGTCGACGAGGGGCAGAATCTTGCCATCTCGGCGCTCGAAGAATTGCGGATGCTGTCGAACTTCCAGCTTGGCGGCCATTCGCTCCTGCAAATCTTCCTGCTCGGCCAGCCCGAGTTCCGCCAGACCTTGTTCCATTCGCCGACGCTCGAACAGCTACGCCAGCGGGTGATCGCGACGCACCACCTCGACCCGATGGAACCCGAGGAGGTCGAACCCTATATCCTCCACCGGCTCGGCAAGGTCGGCTGGACGGGCAACCCCAGCTTCAGCCCCGACGCTTTCGAGGCAATCTTCGATTACAGCGAGGGCGTGCCGCGCAAGCTCAATGTGCTGGTCAGCCGCCTGCTGCTCTATGGCGCGGTCGAGCAGATGAACCGCATTACAGCGCAGAATGTCCGATCGGTCGTTGCAGAGATCGAGGCCGATCGCGGCATCGACGCCGCCACGCTCGCGCCGCTGCCGGTCGAGGAGGTCGTCGCGGCCGCCGCCACCGCTGCGGCGCCGACCCCGGCGCCCTTCGCGCCGCGCGCGGCCAACGAAGCCGCTCCCGAATGGCCGCGCCGTTCGGACGAACCTGCTGCGGAGACGCCCGCGCCTTTCGCCGCGCCTGCCGAACCGGCGCGCGTCGTGGCGCTGGCGCCGCAGGCGGCGAGCGCGGCCGATGAAGCGGCGAGCGCACCTGCGGCTCCGGCGGTCGATCCCGACCATCTCGCGGCGCTGGAAAAGCAGATCGCCTCGCTCGAGGCGCGGCTCGTCGAACAGGACGAAGCGCTGCGCCGCGTGCTGGACCTGCTCATCGAATGGGTTGAGCGCGATCCCGAAAACGCACCCAATCCGGCGAAGTCACAGACCTGGGCGGCGTGA